Proteins found in one Gammaproteobacteria bacterium genomic segment:
- a CDS encoding molybdopterin-dependent oxidoreductase, producing the protein MAESIKITEVKDRIKVPEGFSVHHSFCPHDCPDSCSMLVTRDDSTGKAVRVQGDPTHPITRGYLCNKVNHYLDFVYNDNRVMYPHKRVGPKGPGAKFERISWDEALESITNNFKETIEKYGSEAVQPYSYSGTMGMVGYWTMDTRFWNKMEAARLEQSICIYAAMWAGLHTYGMAHSNTSIHEAAQEADYIILWGANLVSTGVHAIPFIREAKQRGAKLVVIDPRQTRTTMMADWHIQPKPGTDAALVLGMMKVIVDNDMHDMEFLKEQTLGWEALLETKLPDYPLDKVEQITGVPAADIEKLAIEYASANISVIRANYGLNRHQNAGQMCKSVLLLPCITGSWRHRCGGASFGNLEEMWLRHDMKKLHRPDLGDRASKRQLSMVQIGRALDDNIGADGEQLDPPIKSIFVYNSDPANCAPNTNGVRNGLMRDDLYVTVHETFWTDTCDYADIVLPADTQLERQDLVATYGNWYYVMNEPIIEPLGESVRNSELFRMLAKKMGYDKDTDNAFTQTDEEIIRDILVQDEVNPLMEGITFEGLKKNGWARANTDSDRRNFLKNGWPTKSGKIEIYSEALKEQGVDPLPSYVPEIEGQEDPKRKKFPLQVLSSASHYFIGDSFQSVPRLQAMQSRPTVELSPEEASKRNLVDGDLCRMYNDRGETYAYAVIIEGMLSGMCSTQKQFKGSNTPGGVNINALNSEMLTDFGNSPTFYSCLVEVEKANEKMRKQALLEEWGGKDGYIKKWREDPRNQDVQATDAEILKQAEKIHPGVFK; encoded by the coding sequence ATGGCAGAAAGCATTAAAATCACGGAAGTTAAAGATCGTATAAAAGTCCCAGAAGGCTTTTCAGTCCACCATTCATTTTGTCCACATGATTGCCCAGATTCATGTTCAATGTTGGTGACTCGAGACGATTCCACAGGGAAAGCGGTACGTGTTCAAGGCGACCCCACACATCCAATTACACGTGGCTATCTATGTAATAAAGTAAACCACTATCTAGATTTTGTTTATAACGATAACCGAGTGATGTATCCACACAAACGTGTTGGACCTAAAGGCCCAGGTGCAAAATTTGAACGTATTAGTTGGGATGAAGCACTAGAGTCTATCACTAATAATTTTAAAGAAACCATTGAAAAGTATGGCAGTGAGGCGGTTCAACCATATTCATATTCAGGCACCATGGGTATGGTGGGTTATTGGACCATGGACACTCGCTTCTGGAACAAAATGGAAGCTGCTCGTTTAGAGCAATCTATATGTATTTATGCAGCCATGTGGGCAGGGTTACATACATATGGTATGGCGCATTCCAACACATCTATTCATGAAGCAGCACAAGAAGCAGATTATATTATTTTATGGGGCGCAAACTTAGTGAGTACTGGCGTTCACGCAATTCCATTTATTCGTGAGGCAAAACAGCGAGGTGCAAAGCTAGTAGTTATTGACCCACGTCAAACGCGTACCACCATGATGGCAGATTGGCATATACAACCGAAACCTGGAACAGATGCTGCTTTAGTGCTGGGGATGATGAAAGTCATTGTTGATAATGATATGCATGATATGGAGTTCTTGAAAGAGCAAACGCTTGGTTGGGAAGCATTACTTGAAACAAAGCTACCAGATTACCCTTTAGACAAAGTTGAGCAAATCACAGGAGTACCTGCAGCTGATATCGAGAAATTAGCAATAGAGTATGCATCAGCAAATATTTCAGTGATTCGTGCAAACTACGGGCTAAATCGTCACCAAAATGCAGGTCAAATGTGTAAATCAGTTTTGTTGCTGCCATGTATTACTGGTTCATGGAGACATCGCTGTGGAGGCGCTAGCTTCGGCAACCTAGAAGAAATGTGGTTACGTCATGACATGAAAAAATTACACAGACCTGACTTAGGAGATCGTGCATCAAAACGTCAATTGAGTATGGTCCAAATTGGACGAGCATTAGATGACAATATAGGAGCAGACGGTGAACAATTAGATCCTCCTATTAAGTCAATCTTTGTATATAACTCGGATCCGGCTAATTGTGCGCCAAACACGAATGGCGTGCGGAATGGATTAATGCGTGATGATTTGTATGTGACTGTGCATGAGACATTTTGGACAGATACTTGTGATTATGCTGACATCGTCTTGCCTGCTGATACTCAGTTAGAACGACAAGATTTAGTAGCAACTTATGGAAATTGGTATTACGTAATGAATGAGCCAATTATTGAGCCGTTAGGTGAGAGTGTGCGTAATTCTGAGTTATTCCGTATGTTGGCTAAAAAGATGGGTTACGATAAAGATACCGATAATGCATTTACTCAGACTGATGAAGAAATAATTCGAGATATTTTAGTTCAAGATGAAGTTAATCCATTAATGGAAGGTATAACATTTGAAGGCTTAAAGAAGAACGGCTGGGCGCGTGCTAATACCGATAGTGATCGTAGAAACTTTCTTAAGAATGGTTGGCCTACAAAAAGTGGCAAAATTGAGATTTACAGTGAAGCACTTAAAGAACAAGGTGTGGATCCATTGCCATCATATGTGCCTGAAATTGAGGGTCAAGAAGATCCTAAGCGGAAAAAATTCCCATTACAGGTATTAAGTAGTGCCTCGCATTATTTCATTGGTGATTCGTTCCAATCAGTACCACGGTTACAAGCAATGCAATCTAGACCAACAGTAGAATTGAGCCCGGAAGAAGCGTCTAAGCGCAATTTGGTTGATGGTGATTTATGTCGTATGTATAACGATCGAGGTGAGACGTATGCATACGCCGTCATCATAGAAGGTATGTTATCCGGCATGTGTTCAACACAAAAACAATTCAAGGGAAGTAACACTCCTGGTGGTGTCAACATTAATGCATTGAATTCAGAAATGTTGACTGACTTTGGTAATAGTCCAACGTTCTATTCTTGCTTGGTGGAAGTGGAAAAAGCCAACGAGAAAATGCGTAAGCAGGCCTTGCTTGAAGAATGGGGCGGTAAAGATGGGTATATTAAAAAATGGCGAGAAGATCCACGGAATCAGGATGTGCAAGCGACTGATGCTGAAATTCTAAAACAAGCCGAAAAAATTCATCCAGGAGTATTTAAGTAA
- a CDS encoding 4Fe-4S binding protein: MAKLDTFNDPFDFHIRTLPEPNPDIQTLRVYTNEGVITKFRNLTYDTYEVVITCPEGSHKLSARAGQYGTIKVDGMQKPRSYSFAKTPELENPNEYTFFIRLVEGGEFSGWLSEKNREGEKVLISGPMGKFGLDDSNKSMVCIAGGSGMSAINALVEQVNVKGIERDCYFFYGARTQKDLYLVDELNALADNWPGGKLFKFIPVLSEEPEDSDWDGPRGFVTQHVKEEYLDKGVFNSGDIKAFFCGPPPMIDHGVKALEEAGLSSSDIYYDKFEDARSPAPVIDNAKCVLCDECLMAKPIKNCIVEATNFKVSNGDVTSFERVRPGHTSGLYYNSLFIDETECIRCYACVDACPHEAISPVYAQVPQILRKL; encoded by the coding sequence ATGGCAAAGCTTGACACATTCAATGATCCGTTTGACTTTCATATTCGAACGCTTCCAGAACCTAATCCAGATATTCAAACCTTACGCGTTTATACGAATGAAGGTGTAATAACTAAGTTCCGTAATCTAACTTATGATACCTACGAAGTAGTTATCACGTGTCCAGAAGGCTCGCACAAATTAAGTGCGAGAGCGGGCCAATATGGCACTATTAAAGTAGATGGAATGCAAAAGCCACGCTCTTACTCATTTGCTAAAACACCAGAATTAGAAAATCCAAATGAATATACTTTCTTTATTCGTTTAGTTGAAGGTGGAGAATTTTCTGGTTGGCTATCTGAGAAGAATAGAGAAGGTGAAAAGGTTCTGATCTCAGGTCCAATGGGTAAATTTGGTTTAGATGACTCAAATAAGTCAATGGTATGTATTGCTGGTGGTAGCGGCATGAGTGCAATTAATGCATTGGTAGAGCAAGTAAATGTGAAAGGCATAGAGCGAGATTGCTATTTTTTCTATGGTGCTCGCACGCAGAAAGATTTGTACTTGGTTGATGAGTTAAATGCACTTGCAGACAATTGGCCAGGCGGAAAGTTATTTAAATTTATACCAGTGTTATCTGAAGAGCCAGAAGATAGTGACTGGGATGGGCCGCGTGGATTTGTTACACAACACGTTAAAGAAGAATACTTAGACAAAGGTGTTTTCAATAGCGGGGACATCAAAGCATTTTTCTGTGGACCACCTCCAATGATTGACCATGGTGTCAAGGCATTAGAAGAAGCGGGACTTTCTAGCTCTGATATCTATTATGATAAATTTGAAGATGCACGATCACCAGCGCCTGTGATAGATAATGCCAAGTGTGTGTTATGTGATGAGTGCTTAATGGCTAAACCTATAAAGAACTGTATTGTAGAAGCTACAAACTTTAAAGTCAGTAATGGTGATGTGACTTCGTTTGAGCGTGTGCGCCCAGGTCATACTTCGGGCTTATATTACAACTCATTATTTATCGATGAGACAGAGTGTATTCGCTGCTATGCATGTGTAGATGCATGTCCACATGAGGCAATATCACCAGTTTATGCACAAGTACCTCAGATCTTAAGGAAACTCTAA
- a CDS encoding TraB/GumN family protein, whose translation MKVKIYLAVAIVIMLAVTTWASAKETDLYQEGLFWKIEKDGEYVGHIFGTLHMNDGRIAKLHHKVNKVLDESKSFAMEAFPSDHYWNPYQGGQLIKHDMVLPKGESLEDFVGEETFKKIQTVLVDTLGMQPELVKTLRPWAAMRSFAIRAESNEVILDYALLERAAEQRKELFQVESIEEFIVTLQEMPIEAQVALLKFTVASYDNMRGIINDMLDAYLEEDLKAMYEISTRFIPDEPENEQWRQIYLKHVVEIRNIVMEHYMRKPMRLRDTFIAVGALHLYGEKGVLALMEKDGYTVTRVDI comes from the coding sequence ATGAAAGTTAAAATTTATCTCGCAGTTGCAATAGTGATTATGCTGGCCGTGACAACCTGGGCATCTGCTAAAGAAACAGATCTATATCAAGAAGGGTTGTTTTGGAAAATTGAAAAAGATGGGGAATACGTTGGGCATATATTTGGTACTTTGCATATGAATGATGGACGCATTGCAAAGCTACATCACAAAGTAAATAAAGTGCTTGATGAATCAAAAAGTTTTGCCATGGAAGCATTCCCCAGTGACCATTATTGGAATCCGTATCAAGGTGGGCAGCTAATCAAACACGATATGGTACTACCAAAGGGAGAATCCTTAGAAGATTTCGTTGGAGAAGAAACATTCAAAAAAATTCAAACTGTACTAGTGGATACATTAGGTATGCAGCCAGAGTTAGTAAAAACATTAAGACCATGGGCAGCTATGCGCAGTTTTGCTATTCGAGCAGAAAGTAATGAAGTGATTCTAGATTATGCTTTGCTAGAACGTGCCGCTGAACAAAGAAAAGAGCTATTTCAAGTAGAGTCTATTGAAGAATTCATTGTTACATTACAAGAGATGCCAATCGAGGCACAAGTTGCTTTGCTTAAATTTACTGTTGCAAGTTATGACAATATGCGTGGAATTATTAATGACATGCTCGATGCGTATCTAGAGGAAGACCTAAAAGCTATGTATGAAATTAGTACGCGCTTTATTCCTGATGAACCTGAAAATGAGCAGTGGAGACAAATTTACCTGAAACATGTAGTAGAGATCAGAAACATTGTCATGGAACACTATATGCGTAAACCAATGCGATTACGTGATACTTTTATTGCTGTTGGCGCTTTACACTTATATGGTGAAAAAGGTGTGCTTGCACTAATGGAAAAAGATGGATATACAGTGACACGAGTAGATATATAA
- a CDS encoding TIGR04211 family SH3 domain-containing protein yields MKAVKLIFIGGILVASHVSSAVTKYVTDEFEIMLRTGQSTQHEIRRQVKSGTPLVVLQESEGYTNVRMPNGVEGWVLSRYLMNQPSGRDRLAALEKRHEKLKTKFDQAVAEEKAAMQKEIAKLKDIAKRPLELQRQNDQLKAQLAQEKDRYDKLAIESEVLKSPLKDRQWFVSGAVVVIGSMIFGIVLTRIPWQRKKKWNQL; encoded by the coding sequence ATGAAGGCAGTAAAATTAATATTTATCGGAGGCATATTAGTTGCTAGTCACGTCAGCTCAGCAGTGACTAAATACGTTACTGATGAATTCGAAATAATGTTGCGTACTGGTCAAAGTACCCAACATGAAATTCGTCGACAGGTAAAAAGTGGTACTCCACTAGTAGTGTTACAAGAAAGCGAAGGTTACACTAATGTGCGTATGCCCAATGGAGTTGAAGGATGGGTATTATCTCGTTACTTAATGAATCAACCTTCAGGGCGAGATCGTTTAGCAGCGCTAGAGAAGCGACATGAAAAACTTAAGACCAAATTTGACCAAGCTGTGGCTGAGGAAAAAGCTGCTATGCAAAAGGAAATAGCTAAACTTAAAGATATAGCTAAAAGGCCATTAGAATTACAGCGCCAAAATGACCAACTTAAAGCTCAGCTCGCACAAGAAAAAGATCGCTACGATAAACTTGCTATAGAAAGCGAAGTGTTAAAATCCCCGTTGAAGGATAGGCAATGGTTTGTAAGTGGTGCAGTGGTCGTAATAGGAAGTATGATCTTTGGAATAGTACTGACAAGAATTCCATGGCAACGTAAGAAGAAGTGGAATCAACTCTAG
- a CDS encoding cupin domain-containing protein yields the protein MSDYTKSTLSTNNYEPFMVGDKQAGEVHWLTTENSSGAPTYSGLWRCEPMTFDYEFPGDEIFHIIRGSLSIEIDGGNAVNVSAGDIISFDKGTKSTWTIQSSFMKFFVISNC from the coding sequence ATGAGTGATTATACTAAATCTACTTTATCTACTAACAATTATGAACCGTTTATGGTCGGTGACAAACAAGCCGGTGAAGTTCACTGGTTAACGACTGAGAATTCAAGCGGCGCACCTACTTACTCAGGTTTATGGCGTTGCGAGCCAATGACATTTGACTATGAATTTCCTGGTGACGAGATATTCCACATTATCAGAGGATCTTTATCAATTGAGATTGATGGTGGAAATGCTGTTAATGTAAGTGCTGGAGACATTATTTCTTTTGATAAAGGAACCAAGTCCACCTGGACTATTCAGAGCTCATTTATGAAATTCTTTGTAATTTCTAACTGCTAA
- a CDS encoding DUF3293 domain-containing protein, producing MTISIWDKYTASHIYDSEIIWSGPNSNSLPLDCPIHIITAYNPFDQIFSFYENRCRNELLLVDIKNHSAEIKPVIVSSPNHDWQDESFAVHGISREQACDLAQSYDQRAIFELNHNQLIVVAVNSYQVKRSRPRNIE from the coding sequence ATGACTATCTCAATATGGGACAAATACACAGCTTCCCATATTTACGATTCAGAAATCATATGGTCTGGCCCTAATTCAAATTCTCTACCATTAGATTGCCCAATCCATATAATTACAGCGTATAATCCCTTCGACCAGATCTTTAGTTTCTATGAAAATAGATGTCGAAATGAATTACTGCTTGTTGACATTAAAAATCATTCCGCTGAAATCAAGCCAGTAATTGTTAGCTCACCTAATCATGACTGGCAAGATGAGAGTTTTGCTGTACATGGAATTAGTCGAGAACAAGCATGTGATTTAGCACAATCATATGACCAGAGGGCAATTTTTGAATTGAATCATAATCAACTCATAGTAGTAGCTGTAAATTCCTACCAAGTAAAAAGATCACGTCCCCGCAATATTGAATAA
- a CDS encoding DUF4399 domain-containing protein, whose translation MSRLILSVLVFVISMSFVYADDILISKAAPDAKVYFIQPADGAVVGKSFVVKFGLSGMGVAPAGIDREHTGHHHILIDLESLPDMTKPLPANDNVKHFGGGQTETMLTLEPGTHTLQLLLGNHLHIPHDTPVMSEKITITVE comes from the coding sequence ATGTCTCGTTTAATCTTAAGTGTATTAGTGTTTGTAATAAGTATGTCATTTGTCTACGCCGATGATATTTTGATATCTAAAGCGGCGCCTGATGCTAAAGTGTATTTTATTCAGCCAGCTGATGGTGCGGTAGTAGGAAAATCATTCGTGGTTAAATTTGGATTAAGTGGAATGGGGGTTGCCCCTGCGGGTATTGACCGCGAGCATACTGGACATCATCATATTTTAATTGATTTGGAGTCTCTTCCTGATATGACTAAGCCACTTCCAGCGAATGACAATGTAAAACATTTTGGTGGCGGCCAGACTGAAACAATGCTCACTCTAGAGCCAGGTACACATACACTTCAGTTACTATTGGGTAATCACCTTCATATTCCCCATGATACGCCTGTGATGTCTGAAAAAATTACCATTACAGTGGAATAG
- a CDS encoding ribonucleotide-diphosphate reductase subunit beta translates to MHNWDDPLAEANSAKQDAIANLPVDIASTEVTTLSDTIPAPATTTLEPESTGATGLEDIKMGAARIRVDDKKIINCRADLNQLVPFKYEWAWQKYLDGCANHWMPQEINMTQDIALWKDPDGLTEDERTVIKRNLGFFSTADSLVANNLVLAVYKHITNPECRQYLLRQAFEEAVHTHAYQYCIESLGLDEGEVFNMYREVPAVAKKAEWALPFTQSLGDPHFATGTPEMDQRLLRDLIAFYVVFEGIFFYVGFVQILSMGRRNKMTGVAEQFQYILRDESMHMNFGIDVINQIKVENPHLWGTEFQQEMIKLITDAVELEIQYAQDTMPRGILGLNANMFAEYLQFIANRRCSQIGLPEQYPGATNPFPWMSEVLDLKKEKNFFETRVTEYQTGGALVW, encoded by the coding sequence ATGCATAATTGGGACGACCCATTAGCAGAAGCAAATTCTGCTAAACAAGACGCTATTGCCAACCTGCCTGTAGACATCGCTAGTACTGAAGTAACAACGTTAAGTGACACTATCCCAGCTCCTGCCACCACTACGCTTGAACCTGAATCCACAGGCGCAACTGGGCTTGAGGATATTAAAATGGGTGCTGCGCGTATTCGTGTTGACGATAAAAAAATTATTAATTGCCGTGCAGACCTTAACCAGTTAGTACCATTCAAGTACGAATGGGCCTGGCAAAAATATCTTGACGGCTGTGCTAACCATTGGATGCCTCAAGAAATCAACATGACGCAAGATATTGCACTCTGGAAAGACCCTGATGGATTAACAGAAGATGAGCGTACAGTTATCAAACGTAACTTAGGCTTCTTCTCAACAGCTGACTCACTTGTCGCTAACAACTTAGTGTTAGCGGTATATAAACACATTACCAACCCTGAGTGCCGTCAATACTTATTACGCCAAGCATTTGAAGAAGCAGTACATACACATGCTTATCAATACTGCATTGAATCACTTGGTTTAGACGAAGGCGAAGTATTCAATATGTACCGTGAAGTCCCTGCAGTGGCTAAGAAAGCTGAATGGGCTTTACCTTTCACACAAAGCTTGGGTGACCCACACTTTGCAACTGGCACACCAGAAATGGACCAACGTTTACTACGTGACCTAATTGCATTTTACGTAGTGTTTGAAGGTATCTTCTTCTATGTCGGCTTTGTGCAAATTCTTTCTATGGGCCGTCGCAATAAAATGACAGGTGTAGCTGAACAATTTCAATACATCTTGCGTGACGAATCCATGCATATGAATTTCGGTATTGATGTCATCAATCAAATCAAAGTGGAAAATCCGCATCTTTGGGGCACTGAGTTCCAACAGGAAATGATTAAGCTAATTACTGATGCTGTCGAACTAGAGATTCAGTATGCACAAGATACCATGCCACGCGGCATACTCGGCTTAAACGCCAACATGTTCGCAGAGTATCTTCAGTTCATTGCCAATCGCCGTTGTTCGCAGATTGGTTTGCCAGAGCAATACCCAGGGGCAACAAACCCTTTCCCTTGGATGTCAGAAGTATTAGATCTGAAGAAAGAAAAGAATTTCTTTGAAACACGTGTTACTGAATACCAAACTGGTGGCGCATTAGTTTGGTAA
- a CDS encoding ribonucleoside-diphosphate reductase subunit alpha has translation MQSNNTTTSQENSHAAPFADAPSELELQSTAPGQYRVIRRNGKVTSFDRDKIKIAVTKAFLAVEGGEAAASTRVHDLVDQLATHVQNALTRNKPDGGTFHIEDIQDQVELALMREGHHKVARDYVLYRERRALERAEKQQPANDSATTTSDTNRINVTTLSGQVKPLDIQRLTSVVKDACRDLDSVSAQPIIDETLRNLYDGVPETDVAMAVTMSARTLIEREPNYTYVAARLLLDNLRCEALSHINGKPSQATQKEMDTEYAIYFERYIEEAAKLELIDPKLAKDYDLKTLGKALEPARDYQFTYLGLQTLYDRYFIHTEEGTRIELPQVFFMRVAMGLAINEIEREKRTIEFYRLLSSFDFMSSTPTLFNSGTLRPQLSSCYLTTVPDDLHGIFDAVKDDAMLSKFAGGLGNDWSRVRSMGSHIKGTNGKSQGVVPFLKVANDTAVAVNQGGKRKGAMCAYLETWHLDIEEFLDLRKNTGDDRRRTHDMNTANWIPDLFMKRVSEEGDWTLFSPDDTPDLHDLYGAKFETRYCEYEQLADAGELKNYKRIPAADLWRKMLGMLYETGHPWITFKDPCNIRSPQGHIGTVHSSNLCTEITLNTSDDEIAVCNLGSVNLAAHTTENGLNNEKLERTINTAIRMLDNVIDYNYYSVNKARTSNLRHRPIGLGLMGFQDALYKLRIPYASEQAVEFADVSMETISYYSIQASTDLAAERGAYLSYEGSLWSQGVLPIDSVSLLEKERGGFLKVDNSTSLDWDSLRTRVKSVGMRNSNTMAIAPTATISNICGVTQSIEPTYQNLFVKSNLSGEFTVSNPYLISDLKRHNLWDNVMINDLKYYDGSVQNIDRVPDEVKNVYRTAFEIDPRWLIEAASRRQKWIDQAQSLNLYMAEPSGQKMDNLYKLAWVRGLKTTYYLRSMGATHVEKSTMENHQEGKLNAVQQSETTQANGSSAPSACSLLDPDCEACQ, from the coding sequence ATGCAATCTAATAATACAACTACATCTCAAGAAAATAGCCATGCTGCACCCTTCGCAGATGCCCCTAGTGAGCTTGAATTACAGTCAACTGCACCTGGACAGTACCGCGTTATCCGTCGTAATGGAAAAGTCACTAGTTTTGACCGCGATAAAATCAAAATAGCTGTGACAAAAGCTTTCTTAGCAGTAGAAGGAGGTGAAGCGGCTGCCTCTACTCGTGTTCATGACCTCGTAGATCAACTAGCAACTCATGTTCAAAATGCACTAACGCGCAATAAGCCAGATGGCGGCACATTCCATATTGAAGATATTCAAGACCAAGTGGAATTGGCGCTTATGAGAGAAGGACACCATAAAGTTGCGCGTGACTACGTGCTTTACCGTGAGCGCCGCGCATTGGAACGTGCAGAAAAGCAGCAGCCAGCAAACGACTCTGCCACAACCACATCTGACACCAATAGAATCAATGTTACAACCCTCTCAGGACAGGTAAAACCTCTTGATATTCAACGTCTTACAAGTGTAGTGAAAGATGCCTGTCGCGATCTTGATAGTGTCTCTGCACAACCTATTATTGACGAGACGCTACGCAATTTATATGACGGCGTGCCAGAAACGGATGTCGCCATGGCAGTCACCATGAGCGCGCGTACGCTCATCGAACGCGAGCCTAATTACACCTATGTCGCTGCACGTTTACTATTAGATAATCTGCGCTGCGAAGCTCTCAGCCACATCAACGGCAAGCCCAGTCAAGCCACTCAGAAAGAAATGGACACCGAGTACGCGATCTACTTTGAGCGTTACATCGAAGAAGCTGCAAAGCTTGAGCTAATTGATCCCAAACTAGCTAAAGACTACGATTTAAAAACACTTGGTAAAGCACTAGAGCCTGCTCGAGATTACCAGTTTACATACTTGGGCCTGCAAACACTCTATGACCGCTATTTTATTCATACTGAAGAAGGTACCCGTATAGAATTACCACAAGTGTTCTTTATGCGTGTAGCAATGGGCTTGGCGATTAATGAAATAGAGCGAGAAAAACGAACTATTGAATTCTATCGTTTATTGTCTTCTTTTGATTTTATGAGCTCTACACCAACCTTGTTTAACTCAGGTACATTACGACCACAGTTATCGTCATGCTACCTCACCACTGTGCCTGATGATCTCCACGGTATTTTTGATGCTGTTAAGGATGACGCCATGTTATCTAAATTTGCTGGCGGTCTTGGTAATGACTGGTCACGCGTTCGCTCAATGGGTTCTCACATCAAAGGAACTAACGGCAAATCTCAAGGGGTTGTACCTTTCCTTAAAGTAGCAAACGACACAGCTGTTGCTGTTAACCAGGGCGGCAAACGCAAAGGTGCAATGTGCGCTTATTTAGAAACTTGGCATTTAGATATTGAAGAATTCTTAGATCTACGCAAGAACACAGGTGATGACCGTCGTCGTACACATGACATGAATACCGCTAACTGGATTCCAGACTTGTTTATGAAGCGTGTTAGCGAAGAAGGTGACTGGACATTATTCTCGCCTGACGACACACCTGACTTGCATGACCTATATGGCGCGAAATTTGAGACTCGCTACTGTGAGTATGAACAACTTGCGGATGCCGGTGAGTTGAAAAACTACAAACGAATTCCTGCTGCTGACTTATGGCGCAAAATGTTAGGCATGTTGTATGAAACTGGTCATCCGTGGATTACTTTTAAAGATCCTTGCAACATCCGTTCACCACAAGGGCATATTGGCACAGTGCATTCATCTAATCTGTGCACTGAAATCACGTTAAATACCTCCGACGATGAAATCGCAGTATGTAATTTGGGCTCAGTCAACTTAGCCGCTCATACAACAGAAAATGGGCTGAACAATGAAAAATTAGAAAGAACTATTAACACAGCAATTCGTATGCTCGATAACGTAATAGACTACAACTACTATAGTGTTAATAAAGCACGCACTTCAAACTTGCGTCATCGTCCAATTGGTTTAGGCCTAATGGGTTTCCAAGATGCGCTATACAAATTACGCATTCCTTACGCAAGCGAGCAAGCTGTTGAGTTTGCAGATGTATCAATGGAAACTATCAGTTATTACTCAATTCAAGCTTCGACTGACCTTGCTGCTGAGCGAGGCGCTTACCTTTCTTATGAAGGCTCATTATGGTCACAAGGTGTTTTACCTATTGATTCAGTAAGTCTATTAGAGAAAGAACGTGGTGGCTTCTTAAAGGTAGATAACTCTACCAGTCTAGATTGGGACTCATTGCGCACACGTGTGAAATCTGTTGGTATGCGCAATTCAAACACTATGGCAATTGCACCCACTGCAACTATTTCTAATATTTGCGGCGTTACTCAGAGCATCGAACCGACTTACCAAAATCTATTTGTGAAATCGAACTTATCGGGTGAATTTACAGTCTCTAACCCCTACCTAATTTCTGACCTTAAGCGACACAACTTATGGGACAACGTCATGATCAATGACCTTAAATACTACGATGGTAGTGTGCAAAATATTGATCGCGTCCCTGACGAAGTTAAAAATGTTTATAGAACTGCATTTGAAATCGATCCACGTTGGTTAATTGAAGCGGCATCACGTCGTCAAAAATGGATTGATCAAGCGCAGTCTCTTAACTTGTATATGGCTGAGCCTTCCGGACAGAAGATGGACAACCTATATAAGTTAGCCTGGGTACGCGGATTAAAAACAACGTACTACTTACGTTCTATGGGCGCTACTCACGTTGAGAAGAGCACCATGGAAAATCACCAGGAAGGCAAACTCAACGCAGTACAACAGTCAGAGACCACTCAAGCTAATGGCAGTAGCGCACCTAGCGCATGTTCATTGCTTGATCCTGATTGCGAAGCTTGCCAATAA